One Streptomyces sp. RPA4-2 genomic window carries:
- the iolD gene encoding 3D-(3,5/4)-trihydroxycyclohexane-1,2-dione acylhydrolase (decyclizing), whose translation MTKTSEAPTTTRLTVAQALVRFLAAQYTERDGERQRLIGATWGIFGHGNVAGIGQALVEYPDEMPYLQGRNEQSMVHAAVGYARQSNRLSAHAVTTSIGPGATNLVTGAALATVNHLPVLLLPGDTFATRPADPVLQQLELPYAGDVSVNDCLRPVSRYFDRVTRPEALIPAALQAMRVLSDPVETGAVTLALPQDVQAEAYDWPVEFFAERTWTVRRPAADAAELAAAVTAVRAARRPLIVAGGGVHHSRAEEALAELAASTRIPVASTQAGKGSLRWDHPQDVGGIGHTGTATADELARTADLVIGVGTRYTDFTTASGTLFTAPGVRFLNVNIAPYDGHKLSGIPLVADARAGIEALTEALLLHEHRAEPGYVTEYTDDKERWEYRVDAAFEAEDIDLRPTQPQVLGVLDELVTDDDILINAAGSLPGDLHKLWRARSRDQYHVEYGYSCMGYEIPAAIGVRLAAPDRPVWALVGDGTYLMMPTEIVTAVQEGVAIKVLILQNHGYASIGGLSESVGGERYGTAYRFRSEDGTYTGAPLPVDLAANAASLGMRVLRAKTVRDLRSALAEARAADTPTCVYVETRTADTVSGAPPAQAWWDVPVAETATRVSAVKAREEYDRHVAARRRHL comes from the coding sequence ATGACGAAGACGTCAGAGGCGCCGACGACGACCAGGCTGACGGTCGCACAGGCGCTGGTGCGGTTCCTGGCCGCGCAGTACACGGAGCGGGACGGCGAGCGGCAGCGGCTGATCGGCGCCACCTGGGGCATCTTCGGCCACGGCAACGTCGCCGGGATCGGCCAGGCGCTCGTCGAGTACCCGGACGAGATGCCGTACCTCCAGGGCCGCAACGAGCAGTCGATGGTCCATGCCGCGGTCGGCTACGCACGGCAGAGCAATCGGCTGTCGGCGCACGCCGTGACCACGTCCATCGGTCCCGGCGCGACCAATCTTGTCACGGGCGCCGCGCTCGCGACGGTCAACCACCTCCCGGTGCTCCTCCTGCCCGGTGACACCTTCGCGACCCGCCCCGCGGACCCGGTGCTCCAGCAGCTCGAACTCCCGTACGCGGGCGATGTGTCGGTCAACGACTGTCTGCGCCCGGTGTCCAGGTACTTCGACCGGGTGACCCGCCCCGAAGCGCTGATCCCGGCCGCCCTGCAGGCCATGCGCGTGCTCAGCGACCCGGTCGAGACCGGCGCCGTCACGCTCGCGCTGCCGCAGGACGTGCAGGCGGAGGCGTACGACTGGCCGGTGGAGTTCTTCGCGGAGCGGACCTGGACGGTGCGGCGCCCGGCGGCCGACGCGGCCGAGCTGGCCGCCGCCGTCACGGCGGTCCGCGCGGCCCGGCGCCCGCTGATCGTCGCGGGCGGCGGCGTGCACCACAGCCGTGCCGAGGAGGCGCTCGCGGAACTCGCCGCGTCCACCAGGATCCCGGTCGCCTCCACCCAGGCGGGCAAGGGCTCGCTGCGCTGGGACCACCCGCAGGACGTGGGCGGCATCGGCCACACGGGCACCGCGACCGCCGACGAGCTCGCCCGCACGGCCGACCTGGTGATCGGCGTCGGCACCCGCTACACCGACTTCACCACCGCCTCCGGCACGCTTTTCACCGCGCCGGGCGTCCGCTTCCTGAACGTCAACATCGCGCCCTACGACGGCCACAAGCTCTCCGGGATACCGCTGGTCGCCGACGCGCGGGCCGGGATCGAGGCCCTCACCGAGGCGCTGCTGCTGCACGAGCACCGTGCCGAGCCCGGGTACGTCACCGAGTACACGGACGACAAGGAGCGCTGGGAGTACCGGGTCGACGCGGCGTTCGAGGCCGAGGACATCGACCTTCGGCCCACCCAGCCGCAGGTCCTCGGCGTCCTCGACGAGCTGGTCACCGACGACGACATCCTGATCAACGCGGCCGGTTCGCTCCCCGGTGACCTGCACAAACTGTGGCGGGCGCGGTCGCGTGACCAGTACCACGTCGAGTACGGCTACTCGTGCATGGGCTACGAGATCCCGGCCGCGATCGGCGTCCGGCTCGCGGCACCCGACCGCCCCGTGTGGGCGCTGGTCGGCGACGGCACGTATCTGATGATGCCGACCGAGATCGTCACCGCCGTGCAGGAGGGCGTCGCGATCAAGGTCCTCATCCTGCAGAATCACGGCTACGCCTCGATCGGCGGCCTCTCCGAGTCCGTGGGCGGCGAGCGGTACGGCACCGCGTACCGCTTCCGCTCCGAGGACGGTACGTACACGGGAGCCCCGCTGCCCGTCGATCTCGCCGCCAACGCGGCCAGCCTCGGCATGCGGGTGCTGCGTGCGAAGACCGTCCGTGACCTGCGCTCGGCCCTGGCCGAGGCGCGCGCCGCGGACACTCCCACTTGTGTCTACGTGGAGACCAGAACGGCAGACACAGTGTCGGGCGCGCCCCCGGCCCAAGCCTGGTGGGATGTACCCGTGGCCGAGACCGCGACCCGAGTGTCGGCGGTCAAGGCGCGTGAGGAGTACGACCGGCACGTCGCCGCCCGACGCCGCCATCTGTGA
- the iolB gene encoding 5-deoxy-glucuronate isomerase: MTSNDLYVPKGATAGGPYAVDISPERAGWTHSSLRVVELEPGGTHTFTTGDSEWIVLPLNGACTVRTEDEEFQILGRESVFAGVTDFAYVPRDARAQIASGAGGRFALAGAKCERRLPARYGPAPEVPVEDRGSGSCARQVRNFASADAFDCDKLIAVEVITPGGHWSSYPPHKHDEHRPGEESELEEIYYFEIDGPNGFGYQRVFPSREGGTDVLAEVRTGDAVLVPDGWHGPSVAQPGHTMYYLNVMAGPGEEREWRICFHPGHVESTEGYR; this comes from the coding sequence ATGACGAGCAACGACCTGTACGTCCCCAAGGGCGCCACCGCCGGGGGGCCGTACGCCGTCGACATCAGCCCCGAGCGGGCCGGCTGGACCCACAGCAGCCTGCGCGTGGTGGAGCTGGAGCCGGGAGGTACGCACACCTTCACCACCGGTGACAGCGAGTGGATCGTGCTTCCGCTGAACGGCGCCTGTACGGTGCGCACAGAGGACGAAGAGTTCCAAATCCTGGGTCGGGAAAGCGTGTTCGCGGGGGTAACCGACTTCGCGTACGTGCCCCGAGACGCCCGGGCACAGATCGCCTCCGGCGCGGGAGGCCGCTTCGCCCTGGCAGGAGCGAAGTGCGAGCGCCGACTCCCCGCCCGCTACGGCCCCGCGCCGGAGGTTCCCGTCGAAGACCGCGGCAGCGGCAGCTGCGCCCGCCAGGTGCGCAACTTCGCCTCTGCCGACGCCTTCGACTGCGACAAGCTCATCGCCGTCGAGGTCATCACCCCCGGCGGCCACTGGTCCTCGTATCCGCCGCACAAGCACGACGAGCACCGGCCGGGCGAGGAGAGCGAGCTCGAGGAGATCTACTACTTCGAGATCGACGGCCCGAACGGATTCGGCTATCAGCGCGTATTCCCTTCGCGTGAGGGCGGAACCGACGTCCTCGCCGAGGTCCGCACCGGCGATGCCGTGCTCGTCCCCGACGGCTGGCACGGTCCGTCCGTCGCCCAGCCCGGCCACACGATGTACTACCTGAACGTGATGGCCGGGCCGGGCGAGGAGAGGGAATGGCGGATCTGCTTCCACCCGGGACACGTAGAAAGCACAGAGGGCTACCGATGA
- a CDS encoding deoxyribose-phosphate aldolase: protein MRARHPEAIAEAAARRPRRPLLDDSGRLMIVAADHPARGALAVGDRKFAMASRADLLERLCLALSRPGVDGVLATADILDDLLLLGALDHKVVLGSMNRGGLAGASFELDDRFTGHRPRDIERFGFDAGKLLLRIDYDDPGSLRTLESTARVIDEMAERQLPVFVEPFLSRRRADGKLVNDLSADAVIKSIAIASGLGGSSAYTWLKVPVTENPDDMARVMETSTLPAVLLGGDVGEDQEGAYEKWRGALQLPTVQGLVVGRSLLYPADGDVTAAVDTAVGLL, encoded by the coding sequence CTGCGTGCCCGCCACCCGGAGGCCATCGCCGAGGCCGCCGCGCGCCGCCCGCGCCGGCCCCTCCTCGACGACTCCGGCCGGCTGATGATCGTCGCCGCCGACCATCCGGCCCGCGGGGCGCTCGCCGTCGGCGACCGCAAGTTCGCCATGGCGAGCCGCGCCGACCTGCTGGAGCGGCTCTGCCTCGCCCTCTCCCGCCCCGGCGTCGACGGCGTGCTCGCCACCGCGGACATCCTCGACGACCTGCTGCTGCTCGGGGCCCTGGACCACAAGGTGGTCCTCGGTTCGATGAACCGCGGCGGTCTGGCGGGAGCCTCCTTCGAGCTGGATGACCGCTTCACCGGCCACCGCCCGCGGGACATCGAGCGGTTCGGCTTCGACGCGGGCAAGCTGCTGCTGCGCATCGACTACGACGACCCGGGCTCGCTGCGCACCCTGGAGTCCACCGCCCGCGTGATAGACGAGATGGCGGAGCGTCAACTCCCGGTCTTCGTGGAACCGTTCCTTTCCCGTCGCCGTGCGGACGGGAAACTGGTCAACGATCTGAGCGCCGACGCCGTGATCAAGTCCATCGCCATCGCCAGTGGCCTGGGCGGCAGCTCGGCGTACACCTGGCTGAAGGTCCCCGTCACCGAGAACCCGGACGACATGGCCCGGGTCATGGAGACCTCCACCCTGCCCGCCGTACTGCTCGGCGGCGACGTCGGCGAGGACCAGGAGGGCGCGTACGAGAAGTGGCGCGGCGCGCTCCAGCTCCCCACCGTGCAGGGCCTGGTCGTAGGCCGCTCGCTGCTGTACCCGGCCGACGGCGACGTGACCGCCGCGGTGGACACCGCCGTAGGACTGTTGTGA
- the iolC gene encoding 5-dehydro-2-deoxygluconokinase, which translates to MAYDLITMGRIGVDLYPLQTGVPLARVSSFGKFLGGSATNVAVAAARLGRDTAVITRTGDDPFGTYLHEALRDFGVDDRWVTPVAGLPTPVTFCEVFPPDDFPLYFYRQPKAPDLELDAHDLDLGAVREARIFWMTGTGLSEEPSRTATLAALAHRDRSGTTVFDLDWRPMFWKDPDSARPFYAEALRHATVAVGNLDEVEIATGEREPHAAARALIDAGVELAVVKQGPKGVLAVHRDGTSAEVPPLPVTVLNGLGAGDAFGGSLCHGLLSGWDLERIMRHANAAGAIVASRLECSSAMPTPEEVEDALVAGAVR; encoded by the coding sequence ATGGCGTACGACCTGATCACCATGGGACGGATCGGTGTGGACCTGTATCCGTTGCAGACGGGGGTCCCGCTGGCGAGGGTGTCGTCCTTCGGGAAGTTCCTCGGCGGCTCGGCGACGAACGTCGCGGTGGCGGCGGCCCGGCTGGGGCGCGACACGGCGGTGATCACACGCACGGGCGACGATCCCTTCGGCACCTACCTTCACGAGGCGCTGCGCGACTTCGGCGTCGACGACCGCTGGGTCACCCCGGTCGCCGGGCTGCCGACACCGGTCACGTTCTGCGAGGTCTTCCCGCCGGACGACTTCCCCCTGTACTTCTACCGGCAGCCCAAGGCCCCGGATCTGGAGCTCGACGCGCACGACCTCGACCTGGGCGCCGTCCGTGAGGCGCGCATCTTCTGGATGACGGGCACCGGCCTGAGCGAGGAGCCCAGCCGCACGGCGACGCTCGCCGCGCTCGCCCACCGTGACAGGTCCGGTACGACGGTCTTCGACCTCGACTGGCGTCCGATGTTCTGGAAGGACCCGGACTCCGCGCGGCCCTTCTACGCCGAGGCCCTGCGTCACGCCACCGTGGCCGTCGGCAACCTCGACGAGGTCGAGATCGCCACCGGCGAGCGCGAACCGCACGCGGCCGCCCGCGCGCTCATCGACGCCGGTGTCGAACTCGCCGTGGTCAAGCAGGGACCCAAGGGAGTCCTGGCGGTCCACCGCGACGGCACGTCCGCCGAGGTCCCGCCCCTCCCGGTGACGGTTCTCAACGGACTCGGTGCCGGTGACGCCTTCGGCGGCTCCCTCTGCCACGGCCTGCTGTCCGGCTGGGACCTGGAGCGGATCATGCGGCACGCGAACGCCGCGGGCGCCATCGTCGCCTCCCGGCTGGAGTGCTCCTCCGCGATGCCGACCCCCGAAGAGGTCGAGGACGCGCTCGTGGCGGGAGCGGTCCGATGA
- a CDS encoding sugar phosphate isomerase/epimerase, which yields MTSLSPQTSPQSSLSRIRIGSAPDSWGVWFPDDPQQVPWQRFLDEVSQSGYEWIELGPYGYLPTDPAVLGEETARRGLTVSAGTVFTGLHRGPDVWDATWAHVSDIAALTQAMGAEHLVVIPAFWRDDKTGEVLEDSTLTPAQWRDLTAQTERLAHEVRERYGLRIVVHPHADTHIDSEENVTRFLDSTDSSLVSLCLDTGHYAYCGGDSVKLIETYGERIGYLHLKQVDPSILAEVRANEVPFGPAVARGVMCEPPSGVPALEPVLAAAQKLDIDLFAIVEQDMYPCPPDKPLPIAQRTRAFLRSCGA from the coding sequence ATGACGTCGTTGTCACCGCAGACATCACCCCAGTCCTCACTGTCCCGCATCCGGATCGGTTCGGCTCCGGACTCCTGGGGCGTGTGGTTCCCCGACGACCCGCAACAGGTCCCCTGGCAGCGCTTCCTCGACGAGGTCTCCCAGTCCGGATACGAGTGGATCGAACTGGGCCCTTACGGCTATCTGCCGACCGACCCGGCCGTCCTCGGGGAGGAGACCGCGCGGCGCGGGCTCACCGTGTCGGCAGGCACCGTCTTCACCGGGCTGCACCGCGGGCCGGATGTGTGGGACGCCACCTGGGCGCACGTCTCCGACATCGCGGCGCTCACCCAGGCGATGGGCGCCGAGCACCTCGTCGTGATCCCGGCCTTCTGGCGGGACGACAAGACGGGCGAGGTGCTGGAGGACAGCACCCTCACGCCCGCGCAGTGGCGCGATCTGACCGCCCAGACCGAGCGGCTCGCCCATGAGGTGCGCGAGCGGTACGGGCTGCGGATCGTCGTCCACCCGCATGCCGACACGCACATCGACAGCGAGGAGAACGTCACCCGCTTCCTCGACTCGACCGACTCCTCGCTGGTGTCGCTGTGCCTCGACACCGGGCACTACGCCTACTGCGGCGGCGACAGCGTCAAGCTCATCGAGACGTACGGGGAGCGCATCGGGTACCTGCACCTCAAGCAGGTGGATCCGTCGATCCTGGCCGAGGTGCGGGCGAACGAGGTGCCGTTCGGGCCCGCCGTCGCCCGGGGCGTGATGTGCGAGCCGCCGTCCGGCGTGCCGGCGCTGGAGCCGGTGCTCGCCGCCGCGCAGAAGCTCGACATCGACCTTTTCGCGATCGTCGAGCAGGACATGTACCCGTGCCCGCCGGACAAGCCGCTGCCGATCGCCCAGCGGACCCGGGCGTTCCTGCGGTCGTGCGGGGCCTGA
- a CDS encoding AlpA family transcriptional regulator, translated as MTDRKLWSYKEIAAHIKVQPDTVRSYRKHGLLPPPDHVESGKPYWYADTVRAWVASRPGNRGRRSD; from the coding sequence ATGACCGACCGAAAGCTCTGGTCGTACAAGGAGATCGCGGCGCACATCAAGGTGCAGCCGGACACCGTGCGGTCGTATCGCAAACACGGGCTGCTGCCCCCTCCTGACCACGTGGAGAGCGGAAAGCCCTACTGGTACGCGGACACCGTCCGCGCCTGGGTCGCCTCCCGCCCGGGAAACCGCGGCCGCAGATCCGACTGA
- a CDS encoding zinc-dependent alcohol dehydrogenase family protein, giving the protein MRAVVFERYGEPAGVREVADPAPADHGVVVRVEATGLCRSDWHGWMGHDPDITLPHVPGHELAGVVEAVGARVMGWRAGDRVTVPFVCACGSCPSCAAGDQQVCERQTQPGFTHWGSFAQYVALEQADVNLVAVPDGMSFSTAASLGCRFATAFRAVVAQGRVTAGEWVAVHGCGGVGLSAVMIAAAAGARVVAVDLSPRALELARTFGAVETVDAARTEDTAHAVRELTGGGAHLSLDALGSPVTCAASVNGLRRRGRHVQVGLLPEAPAVPMARVIGLELELLGSHGMQAHAYPRMLELVRAGVLRPDLLVTSTLALDGAPAALAAMGTAPGTGVTVIEPWS; this is encoded by the coding sequence ATGCGGGCAGTGGTGTTCGAGCGGTACGGGGAGCCGGCCGGGGTCCGTGAGGTGGCGGACCCGGCGCCCGCCGACCACGGAGTGGTGGTGCGGGTCGAGGCCACCGGGCTGTGCCGCAGCGACTGGCACGGCTGGATGGGCCACGACCCGGACATCACCCTGCCCCATGTACCGGGCCACGAACTCGCCGGAGTCGTCGAGGCGGTGGGCGCGCGGGTGATGGGCTGGCGCGCCGGCGACCGGGTCACCGTCCCGTTCGTCTGCGCCTGCGGGAGCTGTCCCTCCTGCGCGGCGGGCGACCAGCAGGTGTGCGAGCGGCAGACCCAGCCGGGGTTCACGCACTGGGGGTCCTTCGCGCAGTACGTGGCACTGGAGCAGGCCGATGTGAACCTGGTGGCGGTGCCGGACGGGATGTCCTTCTCGACGGCGGCGTCGCTGGGCTGCCGGTTCGCCACGGCGTTCCGCGCGGTGGTCGCGCAGGGCCGGGTGACCGCGGGGGAGTGGGTCGCGGTGCACGGCTGCGGGGGCGTGGGCCTCTCGGCGGTGATGATCGCGGCGGCGGCCGGGGCGCGGGTCGTGGCGGTCGACCTCTCGCCCCGGGCCCTGGAGTTGGCGCGGACGTTCGGGGCGGTGGAGACCGTGGACGCCGCGCGCACCGAGGACACGGCACATGCGGTGCGTGAGCTGACCGGTGGCGGCGCCCACCTCTCCCTCGACGCGCTGGGCTCCCCGGTCACCTGCGCGGCCTCGGTGAACGGGCTGCGCCGCCGGGGGCGTCACGTCCAGGTCGGTCTGCTGCCCGAGGCCCCCGCCGTTCCGATGGCCCGGGTGATCGGCCTCGAACTGGAACTGCTGGGCAGCCATGGGATGCAGGCGCACGCCTACCCGCGGATGCTGGAGCTGGTGCGCGCCGGTGTCCTCCGGCCCGACCTCCTGGTCACCTCCACCCTGGCACTGGACGGCGCGCCGGCCGCCCTCGCCGCGATGGGGACGGCGCCCGGGACCGGGGTGACGGTCATCGAGCCCTGGAGCTGA
- a CDS encoding MMPL family transporter, translating into MTARPRLSLLVALLLTALAVVAGSGVADRLGSGGWQDPTAESTYATKALEREFPASQPNLLLLVDSGRAAVDAPSVAAEAKRLAARLATEPGVTGVGSYWESGAPGLRAADGHEALIAARITGDEKMASETLDRLAPSYRGTHGPVEIKVGGPVAVQHEMQTTIREDLTRAEVIALPVTLVLLVMVFGSAIAALLPLGVGIVAILGTNAVLRGLTEFTDVSVFAMNLTTALGLGLAIDYALFIVRRFREELATGAGPVTAVGTTLRTAGRTVLFSSLTVAVSLAAMLLFPQYFLRSFAYAGIAVVLLAAASALILLPAALVLLGHRVNSLDLRRLFRRGEPRTSGDGAAWGRMASLVMRRAPVFAVATTVGLVVLGLPFLGVKFGTADDRQLPSGAVSHVVQQHIRDGFPGSPGGGLEILAEGRATEAQYAAYRSRIAALPGALRVDGPLVKGDAAYFTVQPRGEAVGDGAQRLVRELRATDAPFGTAVTGTAAVLVDSKHAIADRLPWAAAFIAIVTLLLVFLLTGSVLIPVQAVLLNALSLTAMFGAVVWVFQDGHLSGLLGFTSPGSVETTLPVLMFCVAFGLSMDYGVFLLSRMKEEYDRTGDHRESVRFGLQRTGGLITAAAVILAVVMVAIGTSRVTNTKMLGLGIALAVLMDAMVVRSLLVPAVMRLTGRATWWAPAPLRRFHDRFGLSEGETPEQAATKEAERGTPSEEADDRDRDKAEVRG; encoded by the coding sequence GTGACCGCGCGGCCCCGGCTGTCCCTGCTCGTCGCACTGCTGCTCACCGCCCTGGCGGTGGTCGCCGGCAGCGGGGTCGCCGACCGGCTGGGCAGCGGCGGCTGGCAGGACCCGACCGCCGAGTCGACGTACGCGACGAAGGCGCTGGAGCGGGAGTTCCCCGCCTCCCAGCCCAATCTGCTGCTCCTGGTCGACTCCGGGCGTGCCGCGGTCGACGCTCCCTCGGTGGCCGCCGAGGCGAAGCGGCTGGCGGCACGGCTCGCCACCGAGCCGGGTGTCACGGGAGTCGGTTCGTACTGGGAGTCGGGCGCCCCGGGGCTGCGCGCCGCGGACGGCCACGAGGCACTGATCGCCGCGCGGATCACGGGCGACGAGAAGATGGCGAGCGAGACCCTGGACCGTCTCGCGCCGTCCTACCGCGGCACGCACGGCCCGGTCGAGATCAAGGTCGGCGGCCCCGTCGCCGTGCAGCACGAGATGCAGACCACCATCCGGGAGGACCTGACCCGGGCCGAGGTCATCGCCCTGCCGGTGACCCTCGTGCTGCTGGTGATGGTCTTCGGCAGCGCGATCGCCGCGCTGCTGCCGCTGGGCGTCGGCATCGTCGCGATCCTGGGGACGAACGCCGTGCTGCGCGGTCTCACGGAGTTCACCGACGTCTCGGTCTTCGCGATGAACCTCACCACGGCCCTCGGACTCGGCCTCGCGATCGACTACGCCCTGTTCATCGTCCGCCGGTTCCGCGAGGAGCTGGCGACCGGTGCCGGGCCGGTGACCGCCGTCGGCACCACCCTGCGCACGGCGGGCCGCACGGTCCTCTTCTCCTCCCTCACGGTCGCCGTGTCGCTCGCCGCGATGCTGCTCTTCCCGCAGTACTTCCTGCGGTCCTTCGCCTACGCGGGCATCGCGGTGGTGCTGCTGGCCGCGGCGTCCGCGCTGATCCTGCTCCCGGCGGCCCTGGTGCTGCTCGGCCACCGGGTCAACTCCCTCGATCTGCGGCGCCTGTTCCGGCGCGGCGAGCCGCGTACCTCCGGCGACGGCGCGGCCTGGGGGCGCATGGCCTCTCTCGTCATGCGCAGGGCGCCGGTCTTCGCGGTGGCCACCACCGTCGGGCTGGTCGTCCTCGGACTGCCCTTCCTGGGCGTGAAGTTCGGCACCGCGGACGACCGGCAGCTGCCCTCGGGCGCGGTGTCCCACGTCGTCCAGCAGCACATCCGGGACGGCTTCCCGGGCAGCCCCGGCGGCGGACTGGAGATCCTCGCGGAGGGCCGGGCCACCGAGGCGCAGTACGCGGCCTACAGGAGCCGCATCGCCGCTCTCCCCGGGGCGCTGCGAGTGGACGGGCCCCTGGTGAAGGGCGACGCCGCGTACTTCACGGTGCAGCCGAGGGGCGAGGCCGTCGGTGACGGAGCCCAGCGCCTGGTGCGTGAACTGCGGGCGACGGACGCCCCGTTCGGCACGGCGGTGACGGGCACGGCGGCGGTCCTGGTCGACTCCAAGCACGCGATAGCCGACCGGCTCCCCTGGGCGGCGGCGTTCATCGCGATCGTCACGCTGCTGCTGGTCTTCCTCCTCACGGGCAGTGTGCTGATCCCGGTCCAGGCGGTGCTGCTCAACGCGCTCAGTCTGACGGCGATGTTCGGCGCGGTGGTCTGGGTCTTCCAGGACGGCCATCTCTCCGGCCTGCTCGGCTTCACCAGCCCGGGATCGGTCGAGACGACCCTCCCGGTGCTGATGTTCTGCGTCGCCTTCGGCCTGTCGATGGACTACGGCGTCTTCCTCCTCTCCCGTATGAAGGAGGAGTACGACCGCACGGGCGACCACCGGGAGTCGGTCCGCTTCGGTCTCCAGCGCACCGGCGGACTGATCACCGCGGCCGCGGTCATCCTGGCGGTGGTGATGGTCGCGATCGGCACCTCGCGGGTGACCAACACGAAGATGCTGGGGCTGGGCATCGCGCTCGCCGTCCTGATGGACGCGATGGTCGTGCGCAGCCTGCTGGTCCCGGCGGTCATGCGCCTCACCGGGCGCGCGACCTGGTGGGCGCCCGCGCCACTGCGCCGCTTCCACGACCGGTTCGGACTCAGCGAGGGCGAGACACCGGAGCAGGCGGCCACGAAGGAGGCCGAACGCGGCACTCCGAGCGAGGAGGCGGACGACCGGGACCGGGACAAGGCCGAGGTGCGCGGCTAG
- a CDS encoding TetR family transcriptional regulator has protein sequence MAQLLEAAASVFCTTGYTAASTNAIAREAGVSPGTLYQFFPNKEAIAIELGDRLMHEMRATYGEALGPVAPATTLEEAVGAAVDRFVAFNCDHPVFFALMHGPDIPGRIAEDHDALHLTLISRVEGLLSAFLPDTPAAGITRTAQVCLGIYKAGLELILANEGAERAAYIQELKNVLFRYVEPLTDGKALTPDTLATQP, from the coding sequence ATCGCCCAGCTGCTGGAGGCCGCGGCCTCCGTCTTCTGCACCACCGGCTACACCGCCGCCAGCACCAACGCGATCGCCCGGGAGGCCGGCGTCTCACCGGGCACGCTGTACCAGTTCTTCCCGAACAAGGAAGCCATCGCGATCGAACTGGGCGACCGGCTCATGCACGAGATGCGGGCCACCTACGGCGAGGCGCTCGGCCCGGTCGCCCCCGCGACCACACTGGAGGAGGCCGTCGGCGCCGCGGTCGACCGCTTCGTCGCCTTCAACTGCGACCACCCCGTCTTCTTCGCCCTGATGCACGGCCCCGACATCCCGGGCCGGATCGCCGAGGATCACGACGCGCTGCACCTGACCCTGATCTCCCGCGTCGAGGGACTGCTCTCCGCGTTCCTGCCCGACACGCCCGCCGCCGGCATCACACGCACGGCGCAGGTGTGCCTGGGCATCTACAAGGCGGGGCTCGAACTGATCCTCGCCAACGAGGGGGCCGAGCGGGCGGCCTACATCCAGGAGCTGAAGAACGTCCTGTTCCGCTACGTCGAACCACTGACGGACGGCAAGGCACTCACCCCCGACACCCTCGCCACCCAGCCCTGA
- a CDS encoding heavy-metal-associated domain-containing protein, whose product MTTQTDTQGSITAVYQVTGMSCGHCEGSVSGEISAIAGVSSVQAVAATGEVTVVSVAPLDETAVRAAVDEAGFELVTKA is encoded by the coding sequence ATGACCACGCAGACCGACACCCAGGGTTCCATCACGGCCGTCTACCAGGTGACCGGCATGAGCTGCGGGCACTGCGAGGGCTCCGTCTCCGGTGAGATCTCCGCGATCGCCGGCGTCAGCTCGGTCCAGGCCGTGGCCGCGACGGGCGAGGTCACCGTGGTCTCCGTCGCGCCGCTCGACGAGACGGCCGTGCGTGCCGCGGTCGACGAGGCGGGCTTCGAGCTCGTCACCAAGGCCTGA